In Romeriopsis navalis LEGE 11480, the sequence CATCATTAGGGCAATACGTTGGATCAAGCTTGGTTGCAGCATTAATAAATACAATTGCTAACTTCACCCCCCGCTGAATTAAGGGAATCAGGCCATTATTCTCGAGCAAGCCGCCATCGCCAAATAGTGTCTTGTGTCCGCAATACGGACCGTTGCCCTTGACCGCCCAATAGAAATCCTTCGGGTTAAAGCGGGTGACATCATAGTGTAGAAATGATTCAGCAAAGGCCGAACTACTCGTGCCCGTTGTTTCAGTTAAGGAATAGTGGCGCGAAGGCGATGGTATATCCACCCAACCCGCACTGTTTAGTTTTCGGGCTGATTCGGCACAAGGTGGGGACAATGGTGCGGCCACTGGTACACCACCTCCATAGGCAAATGGTTCAATAAACCCACCCCCATAGAATCGATTTTGAAATGTTTTGAGATGGGGCCGTCCGACTGTCAGAGGCGTATATTCAAAATTGATCAGATCGGCCTGAATATCCTTGGCATTTGGGAATAAAAAGTGGTACTTGGGTCTCAATAAAACACAGGCATTCATAATCAAATATGGACGTCCTGGTCGTACCGTCAGAAATTCCTTTGCTTGCAACTTTGGGTTACAGGCTTTAATCTCATCAACAGTCGTTGCATCATAGCTGAAGTACGGTAACTCGTCGGGTCGATCTTTGGCAATATCGGAATTAAATAAACCATATGGTTCAAGATAAGTCTGGCCGATCGCATAATTCCAAACATCATGGGAACTGTACTTCCATTTTTTCATGATGGTTTTGCATATCCAACCCTTTGGCAACTCCCAAGAGCAAGGAATAACTTTGTTTAATGACTTTGTTGCACCATAGGCTAACTGCGTTTGTTTCAGACCATTTACAACATGCTCATCCGTAATCTTTTCAGCCGGCGTAACTGGCCCCAGTAGTTCGGCATCATTTTTCGCACCGGCCCGGTAGTAGGTGTAGATACTCGATGCCCAAGAACCGCCAGAAACACAGGAGATATAGCGGATCTTTGGGATTACCCCGAGATGTTCTAAAGCTCGCAACTGTCCCATTGCCGCAGTCATGGCACGGGTGCCGCCACCGGAAAAACAGACCCCGATCGGTGGCTTTTGATTGACTTCATCGATTGCTTGCTCTGGGAAATTGTACGTGTTGTCGCCTTGACTAACCCAAATTCGCGATTTCAAATTTTGACGCATGTTGTTCTCCCGGTTTGAGTCGATGCGTTATGGGGGGTGATGACTCAGCTGTGATTGGGGCTAAGGTTTGCTGTAGGAGCCTGAGGTGTCGTTCGAAACATGGCCGACATTCAGCGGCATGGATGCACCAAGAGGCGGCAGCAATATCCTTAAACTCCTAAATAGATTCAAATTTAGTGTTGTCGATCCTAAATAGGAAATATCCCAGCTTTATCTGGTCTTGTCTGATTTAGTTGGCGATGATATTGATGCTTCTAAAACTTAGCAGAATTAATTTTAAGCGAGCGATTGCTTAATCTAAATTCAGGTTTTAGCGGAGAATCGTACTTTAGCGTGCAAATCTGTGCGACTAGACAATTTTGACCTTGATTATGACGATCCAACGAAGACGGCTCGATCGTCTGTTCTACGCCGGTATCTTTAATCTGGCCTAGAACCGGCAATATGTTTAAATCATTGGGCTCCGATCATGATATCGGTGATTTGGATGCTCACTGATCAACCGCTGTGTGGAAGCTGATTACTTATCCAAATTTCGGTGAAGTTGACAACAGCGTTATCCCAAAAATAATGCATCCTAAGCCGATCCATTGGATAAAAGTTAGCTGCTCTCGTAATATAAAAATCCCGAGTAAG encodes:
- a CDS encoding patatin-like phospholipase family protein — its product is MRQNLKSRIWVSQGDNTYNFPEQAIDEVNQKPPIGVCFSGGGTRAMTAAMGQLRALEHLGVIPKIRYISCVSGGSWASSIYTYYRAGAKNDAELLGPVTPAEKITDEHVVNGLKQTQLAYGATKSLNKVIPCSWELPKGWICKTIMKKWKYSSHDVWNYAIGQTYLEPYGLFNSDIAKDRPDELPYFSYDATTVDEIKACNPKLQAKEFLTVRPGRPYLIMNACVLLRPKYHFLFPNAKDIQADLINFEYTPLTVGRPHLKTFQNRFYGGGFIEPFAYGGGVPVAAPLSPPCAESARKLNSAGWVDIPSPSRHYSLTETTGTSSSAFAESFLHYDVTRFNPKDFYWAVKGNGPYCGHKTLFGDGGLLENNGLIPLIQRGVKLAIVFINAATKLDPTYCPNDDQHDDRNNPNGKCDATLPALFGYSNPKWEWYYPHNQVFPSNEFRLVLDALNQKRERNEPMIVTCQHTICENTDWGVNARQEPMLVTWCYLDRYSKWEAQLGSSKIRKQIKQGNKKYIPACMKGPYLDFPNYKTIGQDGDFDLVKLTKEQITLLADFTCDAILMDEEQAILTAIQQVG